The Chitinophagaceae bacterium genome window below encodes:
- a CDS encoding YkgJ family cysteine cluster protein codes for MKPLHLPSFKRLMLKNRRRFRYFLTRLETVKPKGLDKMAKEADKEVWAETDCLSCANCCKTMTPTFTKQDIKRISAHFNQTPQEFTDKWLFKERGTGDMMNKKQPCQFLNLKDNKCSIYAIRPVDCATFPHHTKKDFTEWVHVYKQNVEYCPATYKIVEKMMERVGKV; via the coding sequence ATGAAACCTTTGCATTTACCTTCTTTTAAACGTTTGATGCTTAAGAACCGCCGCCGCTTCCGTTATTTCCTTACCCGTTTGGAAACTGTGAAACCAAAAGGGCTGGATAAAATGGCAAAAGAAGCAGATAAAGAAGTGTGGGCTGAAACAGATTGCCTGAGCTGTGCCAACTGCTGCAAGACAATGACTCCAACTTTTACAAAACAGGATATCAAACGCATCTCTGCACATTTCAATCAAACGCCGCAGGAGTTCACAGATAAGTGGTTGTTTAAAGAAAGAGGTACGGGTGATATGATGAATAAAAAGCAACCCTGCCAGTTCCTCAACTTAAAGGATAACAAGTGTTCTATTTATGCGATCCGTCCTGTTGATTGTGCAACTTTCCCTCATCATACTAAAAAGGATTTTACAGAGTGGGTGCATGTGTACAAACAGAATGTTGAGTACTGTCCTGCTACCTATAAAATAGTAGAGAAGATGATGGAGAGAGTAGGCAAGGTTTAA
- a CDS encoding GNAT family N-acetyltransferase: protein MILFESERLYVKPYTEADADIFFQLNGDAEIMQYIREPKTKEQSDQFLKENLQFYKDHPGLGRFAVFTKDDKQFAGSFSLLSIDKSENIHLGYALLKPFHGKGLATELVKASFDYVFRTIASNTVHALTVAENIGSQKVLVKCGFQFTGTMIHEEEEVMVFELKKD, encoded by the coding sequence ATGATACTTTTCGAATCAGAACGATTATATGTAAAGCCTTATACAGAGGCTGATGCTGACATCTTCTTTCAGCTGAATGGCGATGCGGAGATAATGCAGTATATCCGTGAGCCAAAGACAAAAGAACAAAGCGATCAATTCCTCAAAGAAAACCTTCAGTTTTATAAAGATCATCCGGGCCTTGGACGATTTGCTGTGTTTACAAAAGATGACAAGCAGTTCGCCGGTTCATTTTCATTACTGTCGATAGATAAGAGTGAAAATATTCATCTTGGTTATGCCTTATTGAAACCATTTCATGGCAAAGGTTTAGCAACAGAGTTAGTAAAAGCATCTTTTGATTATGTATTCCGAACAATTGCCAGTAATACAGTACATGCATTAACTGTAGCTGAAAATATCGGCTCGCAAAAAGTGTTAGTGAAATGCGGTTTTCAATTCACCGGGACAATGATACATGAGGAGGAAGAGGTAATGGTATTTGAATTGAAGAAAGATTAA